A genomic segment from Ciona intestinalis chromosome 10, KH, whole genome shotgun sequence encodes:
- the LOC100184705 gene encoding ubiquitin-conjugating enzyme E2 J2, protein MSKRSKVPITATQRLKQDYMRLKKDPIPYITAEPLPSNILEWHYLVTGPDDTPYTGGFYHGKLVFPREFPFRPPAIYMITPSGRFKCNTRLCLSISDFHPDTWNPAWSVGTILTGLLSFMVEETPTLGSVESSDFTKRNLAVCSRLFNIQNKTFCELFPAITEKIRSSIEEKSSSNHTQSTTEQNTSEVTNPANVNNRQNHDDGNRGFANIFILIGVAAFGFLVNTILKTLN, encoded by the exons ATGTCTAAACGTTCCAAAGTTCCCATTACTGCAACTCAAAGGTTAAAGCAAGATTACATGAGGCTAAAGAAAGATCCAATACCTTACATAACAGCTGAACCTCTACCTTCCAATATATTGGAATGGCATTACCTT GTAACTGGACCAGACGATACCCCATACACTGGAGGTTTCTACCATGGTAAATTAGTCTTTCCACGAGAGTTTCCGTTCCGTCCACCAGCCATATATATGATCACACCAAGTGGTCGATTCAAATGCAACACACGACTCTGTCTCTCCATTAGTGACTTCCACCCAGATACATGGAATCCTGCCTGGTCTGTAGGAACAATTCTTACTGGGCTCCTTAGTTTCATGGTGGAGGAAACACCAACTCTTGGATCAGTAGAATCTTCCGATTTTACGAAGAGAAACCTCGCTGTATGCAGCCGCCTTTTCAACATCCAGAATAAAACTTTCTGCGAATTGTTCCCAGCCATCACAGAAAAGATTAGGTCCTCCATTGAGGAAAAAAGCAGCTCTAATCATACCCAGTCTACTACTGAGCAAAACACTTCAGAAGTTACCAACCCcgctaatgtaaataatcgGCAAAATCACGATGATGGGAACAGAGGTTtcgcaaatatatttattcttattGGTGTGGCAGCTTTTGGGTTTTTAGTCAACACAATTTTAAAGACCTTAAATTAG
- the LOC100187101 gene encoding SURP and G-patch domain-containing protein 1 produces MAGRKSEQLNLQATMLAERMKKIQEKALEKQKALESKEKDHTPDNDGQFMDKFLKSKSLSSSEKNNSGFQKRSLLKKGNEPAIKKSRFANMLQQMKRTNPKQANNSLVDSEIQSVTATCFHGDDSSSSDDETGNTSTKKTKKSTSVNNISNQQKSGSIVSNTVQSSVAAPSVKKPAAIISPTVVNPVGTIVSTPVSNTNVKSTPGNTKAKPRKKRWGDKVDLTDIAPPGMASIPGMQNPTPVVVQQPVSLGLPQNYRPVGLVGVTELSTAQKKQLEEQREMQNMYNLVMASRNAAVQNAAPVQVKQPKIKHAYDSDEEIDAELGTWEHQLRKKEMEKTQVLADKLTEEADGKHFIGDFLPPAELEKFMETYKALKEGRTPDFSDYKEFKIQCDNIGFKMLAKMGWEEGQGLGSEGQGITQPVNKGQQSVNGQGVGIERPDGLNQNDDDFSAYRKRMMLAYRFRPNPLNNPRRSYY; encoded by the coding sequence ATGGCTGGCAGAAAGAGCGAGCAACTCAACCTACAGGCCACAATGTTGGCCGAAAGGATGAAGAAAATACAAGAAAAGGCTTTAGAGAAACAAAAAGCATTGGAAAGCAAAGAAAAGGATCATACACCTGATAATGATGGGCAGTTCATggataaatttttaaaatcaaaaagtttaagtagtagcgaaaaaaataacagtggATTTCAAaaaagatcgttgttaaaGAAAGGGAATGAACCAGCAATTAAAAAGTCGCGGTTTGCGAATATGCTGCAACAAATGAAGAGAACAAATCCAAAACAAGCGAATAACTCTTTGGTTGATTCCGAAATACAATCAGTAACAGCAACTTGTTTCCATGGTGATGATAGCAGCAGTAGTGATGATGAGACTGGTAATACCAGTacaaagaaaactaaaaaatccacttctgtaaataatatttcaaaccAGCAGAAATCTGGTTCTATAGTTTCGAATACAGTGCAGAGTAGTGTTGCTGCACCATCTGTAAAGAAACCTGCGGCCATTATATCTCCAACTGTTGTAAATCCAGTTGGAACAATAGTTTCTACACCTGTTTCAAACACTAATGTTAAATCGACACCAGGTAATACAAAAGCGAAACCTCGAAAGAAGCGGTGGGGTGATAAAGTTGATTTGACAGACATCGCTCCTCCAGGTATGGCAAGTATACCTGGCATGCAGAACCCAACACCAGTGGTGGTACAGCAGCCTGTAAGTCTAGGATTGCCACAGAATTACCGTCCTGTGGGGCTCGTGGGGGTAACAGAGCTAAGCACTGCCCAAAAGAAGCAATTGGAAGAGCAGAGAGAGATGCAAAACATGTATAACCTAGTAATGGCAAGCCGCAATGCTGCTGTACAAAACGCTGCTCCTGTTCAAGTTAAACAGCCCAAGATTAAACATGCGTATGACAGTGATGAAGAAATAGATGCCGAGCTTGGAACATGGGAGCATCAGTTGCGTAAAAAGGAAATGGAAAAGACACAAGTTCTTGCTGATAAGTTGACGGAAGAAGCTGATGGAAAACACTTTATTGGGGACTTTTTACCACCAGCAGAGCTAGAAAAGTTCATGGAAACATACAAAGCACTCAAGGAAGGCAGGACTCCTGATTTCTCAGACTATAAAGAGTTTAAGATTCAATGCGACAATATCGGGTTTAAAATGCTGGCGAAAATGGGCTGGGAAGAAGGCCAGGGACTTGGTAGTGAAGGGCAAGGTATAACACAGCCTGTGAACAAAGGTCAGCAATCTGTTAATGGTCAAGGAGTTGGCATTGAGAGACCTGATGGTTTAAACCAAAATGATGATGATTTTTCAGCATATAGGAAACGGATGATGCTTGCTTACAGATTCCGACCAAACCCTTTAAATAACCCAAGGCGATCTTactattaa
- the LOC100176881 gene encoding 60S ribosomal protein L27a, producing the protein MQSCLNECENTDNHENVTCRVLSILVAKMVARNKKTRKLRGHVSHGHGRVGKHRKHPGGRGNAGGQHHHRINYDKYHPGYFGKVGMRHFHLKRNPQACPIINLDRLWTLVSEQTREAYKDRTDVAPVIDCSKAGFYKVLGKGILPKQPVIVKARFFSRRAEEKIKAVGGTCVLVA; encoded by the exons ATGCAGagttgtttgaatgaatgtgaaaATACCGACAACCATGAAAACGTAACATGTCGAGTTCTTTCCATTCTCGTCGCCAAAATG gTTGCCCGGAATAAGAAAACGAGAAAGCTTCGTGGACACGTAAGCCACGGTCATGGACGTGTAG GCAAACACCGCAAGCATCCTGGAGGTCGAGGTAATGCTGGTGGACAGCATCATCATAGAATCAACTATGATAAATA CCATCCTGGTTACTTCGGTAAAGTTGGTATGCGACATTTCCATTTGAAGAGAAACCCCCAAGCTTGCCCAATCATCAACCTTGATCGATTGTGGACGCTTGTCAGTGAGCAAACCAGGGAAGCTTACAAGGATAGAACTGATGTCGCTCCAGTTATTGATTGTTCTAAAGCT GGTTTCTACAAAGTTCTTGGTAAGGGTATTCTCCCAAAGCAACCGGTGATCGTAAAAGCTCGCTTCTTCAGCCGAAGGGCAGAGGAGAAAATCAAGGCAGTTGGTGGCACCTGTGTCCTAGTTGCTTAA
- the LOC100179204 gene encoding uncharacterized protein LOC100179204, translating into MSFMYQTMLSRAPGKRKIKLQEENILRLMQEDDPDEEEDMDFEVAHDHAERNGSGSESGTSDSAEDSNSSSNEESESGNENEPSTSKKLPKRTQYNDNGIPSSFKDHGSVPTIKSTNEMINSKYYNVPHPIVDVLKKAEKQLKVSTSYVKRNVDLSQVRTCCICLKHNESAHLLTCHKCFITVHKECCRTRKLKSMKKSWFCDVCISAQPQSCELCPSKEGCLKETNTGQWCHVVCARYILKSNIFSSNSKSNVIDFSNLNYKLYGSKECYLCEDRLVSKTGICVKCDAGLCKVYFHVTCAQKHGLLSENETGMNSATDPYFVYCPHHVNKEDVETSQKVSLACFAAVKYACKRKKLNSNRKIRLNKCTQRYIFSLNERPKLPLKPGPPPTRLLSTNAEALLQLNKKAELIYNIDVRSPATYFPSPSKVRRRHRVAPNLTGEFVSHYADRELRISEAKERINEELEKNQLLMTEQSKLRQQYEEVHNTLFEERRKQRDLKTSSRHLCSLILSLKEWANLNHNNLSDKKHTNAKRARLSLHPLVHVVQDTEEETSESPNQPLDVELNGSDSEDYNRNMTSHLLKSCNICKSDNKQHLMVECDVCNQWSHLGCLDPPLTQMPRKTKFALWQCSECAPSNDVATSSESDDDQHGSLITEEGRRLTRRIHRPPEKLSTTLLNDQQLFEQRRMMNYIQRSFKTGSLKKRKLSRDRLRMLKKKYMSSSNNHKVKTTSSSEHTSSNSIALKSSSLKKEVASLPPVTVTIGQKTLEDTKPIVTSQPVFVNNKHISPQVQIKPLEKMTLPLPISHVVFKKTEKTSLKNEPDSVVPADDKNESVSITELQTNVIKVLNDVSKTLTCHTWKPAGVTTQANSRPRKPTIIRTKSWKPNILMKSKITPLSTLKTKNPRFIVSPIKMLTNLNGLMTKCTVVRAGSITEKLQKIVNDLKADAERTSPLHGSNILMKKPVVPIKQLPESKPKVTLAENNSCFSSSIQSKQPVEVISKLCKVCKNKNEPLKMMQCFKCNYHYHIWCCDPPRTCVPKPSKFSYWVCSNCTPNGSDEENPQGGLEVAPDGRKRITRCRKPPEKFVNTIHMANAMHNARIRKTRCMASRRKRKKSKPEIPQQCNTTTQPPYIHKLPPLSIPAVDTPSMDRCENTTPTTTASSTVTSSLESSSTTTYIIKQPAMPAIAPIDPITTQLIVRKEVKLAEMKPPIKPETSTSPTNEKNFIKVTLSTTRPSTSILLPIASHKKTVSLPKITFKPSPIQTVLINNPNGSNPKCGPLVTTLPQSTVQTSPHNLPTSNSGNAGGV; encoded by the exons ggAGTGAGTCTGGGACCAGTGACAGTGCAGAGGATAGCAATTCCTCATCAAATGAAG AATCTGAAAGTGGGAATGAAAATGAACCATCTACCTCAAAGAAACTGCCAAAACGTACACAGTATAATGATAATG GCATTCCAAGTTCGTTCAAGGACCATGGCAGTGTACCTACAATCAAATCTACCAATGAGATGATaaattcaaagtattataatGTACCTCACCCTATAGTGgatgtattaaaaaaagcaGAGAAGCAATTGAAAGTATCCACCTCTTAT gtaAAACGGAATGTTGATCTATCTCAAGTAAGGACGTgctgtatttgtttaaagcacAATGAATCTGCACACTTGCTCACCTGCCACAAGTGCTTCATAACTGTTCATAAAG AATGTTGCAGAACTAGAAAATTGAAGTCAATGAAAAAGTCTTGGTTCTGTGATGTTTGTATCAGTGCTCAACCGCAG AGTTGTGAGTTGTGTCCATCCAAAGAAGGATGTTTGAAAGAAACAAACACAGGACAGTGGTGTCATGTTGTGTGTGCGAG GTACATTTTAAAgagcaatattttttcatcaaATTCTAAATCAAATGTAATCGATTTTTCGAATCTGAACTACAAGTTATATGGAAGTAAAGAATGTTATTTATGCGAAGATAGACTTGTTTCTAAAACAG GTATCTGTGTTAAATGTGATGCTGGTTTATGTAAAGTATATTTTCATGTGACTTGTGCACAGAAGCATGGATTGTTGTCAGAGAATGAGACAGGCATGAACAG TGCCACGGATCCCTACTTTGTGTACTGTCCGCACCATGTTAACAAAGAAGATGTGGAAACGTCACAAAAAGTTTCCCTGGCTTGTTTTGCTGCTGTTAAATATGCGTGTAAacgaaaaaagttaaactcaAACCGTAAG ATCCGTCTCAATAAATGCACACAGCGTTACATCTTTTCATTAAATGAGCGTCCCAAATTACCCCTCAAACCTGGTCCCCCACCAACCAGGCTATTATCCACAAATGCAGAAGCACTGTTGCAACTAAACAAGAAAGCAGAGTTAATTTACAACATTGATGTTAGG AGCCCCGCCACTTATTTCCCCTCCCCATCAAAAGTACGTCGAAGACACCGTGTTGCCCCGAACCTCACAGGAGAGTTTGTGTCGCATTATGCTGATCGTGAGCTCAGGATATCTGAGGCAAAGGAAAGAATTAACGAAGAACTGGAAAAAAATCAGCTGCTTATGACAGAACAGTCAAAATTGCGACAGCAATATGAAGAG GTACATAACACATTATTTGAGGAGCGAAGAAAACAACGGGATTTAAAAACATCGTCACGACATCTTTGTTCATTGATATTATCACTTAAGGAATGGGCGAATCTAAATCATAACAACCTAAG TgacaaaaaacatacaaatgcTAAACGAGCTCGCTTGTCCCTTCATCCACTTGTTCATGTTGTCCAAGATACAGAAGAAGAAACATCGGAATCACCAAACCAACCACTGGATGTTGAG TTAAATGGATCCGACTCCGAAGATTACAACAGAAACATGACATCTCATCTCCTTAAATCTTGTAATATTTGCAAGTCTGATAACAAACAACATCTAATGGTTGAATGTGATGTTTGCAACCAATGGTCCCACCTTGGCTGTCTTGATCCACCTCTTACACAGATGCCAAGAAAGACTAAGTTTGCCTTGTG GCAATGTTCGGAGTGCGCTCCTTCCAATGATGTTGCAACATCCAGTGAATCTGATGATGATCAGCATGGGAGTTTGATCACAGAGGAGGGAAGAAGATTAACGCGGAGGATTCATCGACCTCCCGAAAAGTTGTCAACCACGTTGCTTAATGATCAACAACTGTTTGAACAAAGGAGAATG ATGAATTACATCCAGAGAAGTTTCAAGACAGGCAGTTTAAAGAAGAGAAAATTATCAAGAGATCGTCTGCGAATGCTAAAGAAGAAATATATGTCTTCTAGCAATAATCATAAAGTCAAAACCACATCCTCCAGCG AACACACCTCATCGAATTCAATCGCGTTAAAGAGTTCAAGTCTAAAGAAAGAAGTCGCCTCTCTACCACCTGTTACTGTCACCATAGGCCAAAAAACATTGGAAGATACAaaacccattgttacatcacaaccTGTGTTTGTGAACAATAAACACATTAGCCCGCAAGTGCAAATTAAACCACTGGAGAAAATGACCTTACCCTTACCTATAAGTCATGTTGTGTTCAAGAAAACTGAAAAAACCTCACTTAAGAATGAACCAGATAGTGTTGTACCTGCAGATGACAAAAATGAATCCGTTTCAATTACAGAACTTCAAACTAATGTTATTAAAGTTCTAAACGATGTTTCGAAAACTTTAACTTGCCATACATGGAAGCCTGCAGGTGTAACAACACAAGCCAATAGCCGACCACGCAAGCCAACTATAATCAGAACTAAATCTTGGAAACCCAATATTTTAATGAAGTCGAAAATAACACCACTGTCAACTCTTAAGACAAAAAATCCGCGGTTTATTGTCTCTCCAATAAAGATGTTAACAAACTTGAACGGTTTGATGACAAAATGCACGGTGGTGCGCGCCGGCAGTATTACAGAGAAACTGCAGAAGATTGTAAATGATTTAAAAGCTGATGCAGAAAGAACTTCCCCATTACATGGTAGCAACATTCTAATGAAGAAACCCGTGGTACCAATCAAACAACTGCCAGAGTCGAAACCTAAAGTTACACTTGCTGAAAACAACAGCTGTTTTTCCAGCTCTATTCAATCCAAACAACCTGTTGAAG TTATATCAAAGTTGTGCAAAGTTTGTAAGAACAAGAACGAACCGTTAAAGATGATGCAGTGTTTCAAATGCAATTACCACTACCATATATGGTGTTGTGACCCACCAAGAACATGTGTACCAAAACCAAGCAAGTTTTCTTATTG GGTTTGTTCCAACTGCACACCAAATGGATCCGATGAAGAGAATCCTCAGGGAGGATTGGAGGTTGCTCCTGATGGAAGGAAGAGGATCACAAGATGCAGGAAACCTCCGGAAAAGTTTGTTAACACTATTCATATG GCTAATGCAATGCACAACGCCCGAATACGAAAGACAAGATGTATGGCAAGCAGAAGGAAACGGAAGAAATCTAAACCTGAGATCCCTCAGCAATGTAACACTACCACACAACCACCTTATATTCACAAGCTTCCACCCCTGTCCATACCTGCAGTGGATACACCAAGCATGGACAGATGTGAAAACACCACACCTACCACAACTGCATCAAGTACAGTCACAAGTAGTTTGGAATCAAGTTCAACAACGACTTATATAATCAAACAGCCTGCCATGCCAGCAATTGCACCTATAGATCCTATCACAACTCAATTGATTGTGAGAAAAGAAGTAAAACTGGCTGAAATGAAACCACCAATAAAACCAGAGACTTCTACCAGCccaacaaatgaaaaaaacttCATTAAAGTGACGCTAAGCACGACGAGACCTTCAACAAGTATCTTGCTGCCCATAGCTTCACATAAAAAGACAGTCAGCTTACCAAAGATCACCTTTAAACCATCACCCATTCAGACTGTATTGATTAATAATCCCAATGGTTCAAACCCAAAATGTGGACCATTGGTCACAACATTACCTCAATCTACTGTACAGACTAGCCCTCACAATTTACCTACATCTAACAGTGGCAATGCTGgaggtgtttaa